GTCTGACTGTTTTATGTAGACCATCCTAGAAGGGGTTAAAAGAAGTTTTAAAATTCACAACTCAGACAAATCACAACAACACAGCAGAACAACTAAAGGGAGATTTGACCAACGATGGTATTTCACCATCTGAATTAGAGGCAAACAAAGGAAATCAGGATTACTGTAAAAAGCAGTGAAATGACTCTTTATTAAATGCAGAATAAGATGTTGTGGATCTTGCAAACagataaaaagttatttgtttAAGCCTTTGTACATGAACATCCAACAATTGTGAACAGGATGATCTAATGTGACTTGCTGAAATGGACCGACCTGCAGTCACCACCACTCCTGCAGGTTTCTGCTGCTAAATGCACTCATGCATTGCAGCAATGTAACTGTGGAAGCGGAGTTCTGCTGCACAGTCTGCAGGGTTCTGAGTACTGAGTGCGGCTCTGGCTGACAGTGGATCCTGCACCTCCAGCTGCCTGTAGAACATTGCAGTTAAACAATCTTCCTGCTTTAGTATTGCATGTTAGCCAACCTTAATCCAGTTAGGAACTGAAtcatagtttttcttttcaactaTGGATTTGTACAAAAATATACTAAAACCtgtaattttttgaaaaacactcgaattagcaaaaaaaacaactttctgtgtctctgacagaaaacaatgatttGACTTAAGCAGGGTGTTAAAGTGATAGGGCTCACTAATGCCTGCTGAGGTTCTGTCTCAATgttctgactttatttttatcCTGCAGAAACCTTCAGGTTTACCCTCTGCACATCCTTCCAGACCGATGGTGATGGTCCTAGTGTGGTTTATTTAAAACCCTGGTCATCATCATCTCCGTGTCCCATTCTGGTCCACTTCCTGCATGGTATCTTTGATCCAGCTCAGAAAGTTTCCCAGTCTGGTGTAAACGCCGTATTTTCCCTGAGCGGCACATTTCTCTCCCCAGCTGACAATCCCAGTCAAAAACCAAGTTCCTCTGTAGTGGACCACAAACGGGCCGCCGCTGTCTCCGCTGCAGGCGTCCATGCTGGTGTCTAGGTAACCTGCACAAAACATGTTGTCTGTGATCACCTGCAGGATGCATAGGGAGGAGGAGGGTTAATAAGTTCACACTGGACTGAAAGGTAAGGggttaatcattttaaaatcacaGCTTTCAACAGGAAAACAACCTTctctccttgaaaactggctcagagtttatctgttctttctttctagatgaaacaactaaaggagctacatccattaacatttacttttccttcccatagaaagtactcctggatcagtgcttctttgttctctttgtgtctctgctctgttctctcaaacctccagtcggtcgtggcagatggccgctcacactgagcctggttctggttctgctggaggtttcttcctgttaaaagggagtttttcctctccactgtcgctacatgcatgctcagtatgagggattgctgcaaagtcaacaccagtgactgtccactgtctctacatgctcatccaggaggagtgaatgctgcaagtcactgactggatgcaatctgctgggtttccttagatagaaaaactttttatccaatttgaataaataactgaatctgactgaactgttcaatgattaggattaattggaatgtatgaacttgactgttgtgaagaacctggagacgacatgtgttgtgaattggtgctatataaataaactgaattgaattgaatttaaaactaaaaaactaGTTAAAAACCTGCATAAAGTTGCAGACACCTGTGCAGGTACACAAAGATTAGTTACTGGGAAGAACAGTAGCACCTCCTACTGGTAAACAAGTTGCATATCAACCAAGCTGAAGTCTGAGttcagtaaagctcagtcagctAAACATCTGGAAAATGTCCTGCTTTAAATTTTTACTAAAACATACAAATATCTGAGTTTTCCTCTGAGGATGAGGTGaatgatgcatttttttttagtaaatCACAAGATCAACTTATTTTTAAGAAGTGTGCTCAGAGGCCGAACATGTATTTATATGAACTCAGAAGTAAAATCTTCTCCTGCAGCTGGAAACGTGAATTTCTGCAGAATAAACACGCCCTGATTTCAGATCAGCTCAACACTGCCCCCTGCAGGTGCATGTGATGCAGTCAGGTGCAGCAGATCACCTGTTCAGTGGAGGCAGAACACGCCTGGTCGCTGACCACCGGCAGTGTCACCTTCCTCAGGAAGCGGGAGGAGCTGCCCAGGTACTGAGTGGCCCCCCACCCCGTTACCACGCCCCGGGTCTCGtcctgaacacaaacacacagtcagAACCTGAAAGCTTCATCAACAAGACATGTCTGAAACTGGGTTACCCTCAGCAGATATCCTGACAGGTGGGAGTCCGGCAGGCAGGCTGGTACTGCTGTGGGGCCCCTGATGACGGGCTCGGCCAGGTAGAGGAGGGCGATGTCGCTATCGAAGGTGAAGGTGTGGAAATGTGGATGGACAATGATCTCCTGGATCTTTATCGTCTGCTCGCCTGGATCAAGACGTTTTTTATCATAGTTgcctgaaataaattattagcTAAATGAATAAAAGTATTTGTGTTCAAAATGAAACCCAGTCTTGTTTTGCCCCCCTTGTGAAATCATGAATTGACCCTCTTTTTCAAGAATGTTCACTAACTAcatccaggcctgattactgcagCAAAATCAGAAAGTACCTTAATTAGAACCTGTCTGGCAACATGGAAGACTTTTATTCTAAATGCGCATCAGCAACTTATCCCGGAGGTCAcgaaagaacccagaacaacatcaaaaTCGAAAGATCTCCAGCCTCACTTAGGTCAGCATTGGAGgaccaaaaacatcttgataatCTCCAAGAGttctgggaaaatatttttcagaaagATAAAGTCAACCTTTATTGAACATCTGGAGTGAAACTAGCAGCATCTCAGAAAAAGATCATTATACTGACAATCGAACATGGTGATGGtagtgtcaggatctggagttGTTTTGCTTCTTCAAAACTCTGACTACTTTTTGTCACTGACAGAACCATAATTTATCCTCTCTAGCAAAAAATGGTGAGGAAGATGTTCCAACCATCAGGCTGTAAACGCTCCAGCTCACTTACATTCTGCAGCACTGGCTCAGAAAAGGAAAATCAAGGCTTTGTAGTGACCTAGCCAAAGTCCAAACTTAGATCTGCTTGATGGGCTGTGGTATGACCTTAACAGGGGCATCACATCCAAAACTCCTTCAATGTCACGAAgtcaaaacaattctgcaaagcaaacagtaaaccagcCTATCAGTCCTGACTGTGGTGCAAACAGAGATCAATCAGAACTTGCTGATGGCTTCTGTGTTTCCACGAGTATTTGTTCTGGTCCACCAGGCCCTTCtgggacaggaacaggaacCAGTTACTGCAGGTCTTTTAGACTAATGGTCCCACCACCTTCTCACCTACAGTGACGTGGTCTGCAGAGTCTTCGAAGCAGTGAGCTGCAGAAAGGACCCATCGATCTGAAACCAGGGTTCCTCCACAGAACCCAGACCCATCTGACCTGTGGATCAGAACCTGAACATACAAACATATACTTTGATAAAGGTCCCACTCTGGCAGACAAACATAGAATGAAGGAAGACATAATTCAGAATCTTCAATCTGTAACATGATTTGATTCATCAGTAATTAGTAGGAGAAGACTGTTGCTGTCCCACCTGCCAGGGACTTCCTCCTCTACTCTCCAGGTTTCCTCCCACGATACGATGAGATCGATCCTGCTCCACTTGTCCCCCCAGCTCAGTCTTGTTTCCACTTGTCGCACCTAATGTTGAGTTTGTTGTCATGGGCTCCTCAGACGATTCTGTTTTGTTGTGTTCATGAACTTCACTGTTTGTGCTGTTATAGTCCAACATGGTGTCCATTGCCATGGTTAGGTTTGTGTCTTCAGAGAGATCCAACAAGGAGCGACTATAGAACAACCCTGTCCTCTGCTGTCTGCCACAGGGTAACTCCACTGGATGGTAAAACAAGTTCAATGAGTCTCAACACAAAAGTCAGCCAGACTAAAGGTAGAGTTGTGACCAGGAGCACAGGCAGTGCTTACTTATTAGACAGGTAAATTAGAGCAAATCAAGTAACTTGATCTGCCTGTCAGGGCCCATATTCCCGAATATCCTAAGAGTCCCAGTTCACCAATGATAGAatttagaatatatatatatatatatatatatatatatatatatatatatatatatatatatatacctatctatcttgtttaatgaggtttagtttggtaaaacgaccaaaataaaaggtggagaaaagcgaagtgaacagaggagcagagcctgctggtggaggagaagagaggagtgttaaaggtagatttggttctgggatcacggtgggaaccaacagacattcccagtagatcaatgtgtcgttccctctgctttcagcaccagcctggaatgtgagcagctctggttcctgctgcattcagaagctagagaggagatagcagcaccagagaacttctccacagatgttGGAGATGATCATTTAGACTGAGGCTGttgacatcatcatgaacaatacagcagatactgattcacctcatttacatcttgtTATGATTTagggttttttggtttcaggttttttccttatatgtttttcactgctcaagttttgaatcatgcttctgtttattatttttctggtcatgttttagtcttgttcatgttttgttaagtttggttttgtttgtatattagagtctcagtttttgccgcagccacgttttgttctgtctgtcagttaagtttattcggttcacctgctccaagttaatctgtctccttgctccacctggttttcactccatatatacacacctgttcagttagtcatcacagaaacatttctcaaaccaagtcttgtttttttgatcatgccatgcctgtcttgcttgcctgtttgctgttttgttcCTTCCTCCTGCAGTGAGTGAatgtttgttattaaacctttttacttaccgacatgctgccttctactctgcattctggggtcctatatctcgcaagttGTAACAATCTTCCTGCTCTGGATATAGTGCTCAGATTATTGGACTGTTGGATACACtttctatttatgtatttatctaTATTCTTTCTAAATTTATACatatttttgagtttttccattttttgccaaatgtttatttttgaaagtattttactgtctgtaaatatttaaataattctgtacttttttgtttctatatttatttatccttactaatattaccttactagaggttgacctttaacctcttctgctgctgaaactatttcatTTCCCCCTGGGGGGATGATAAAGTTGATCTTAtctatcaattcaattcagtttatttctatagcaccaattcacaacacatgtcgtctcaaggttcttcacaacagtcaggttcatacattctaattaatcgtaaccatcaaacagtcagattcagttatttattcaaattggataaaaagttttcttatggtgcgttcacaccgaacgtggattctgcgaatatttcgcttcatttgtgtgcttttgtccgcttcacattccgcgtgaacttcgcgttgccatttggcaacaagcggcaacgtttcgccgcgtcatcaaataggaggagcttccatctgttgtttgctggtttcaactgaacgtGGGGGACATGGATTTCATGGATAATTACAGTGTTTTACcggtggagagccgaaaaacgccgacgtcgacgtccctgggttcaccagattcttcagggacgggaacagttcggagattaccaccacttattccaggagctgcgtctggatgatgaTTGATTTCAGcagtacttccgtctatccaggacccagttcaaagatctgctgtcccgtgttgggagacgaatcggcctccgggactcCAACTACTGGCGtatatccccgctgctgaacgcctgtccatctgtctttggtgagtaaataaatctcagctcagtaaaaaaaaacagctgatttttaatgtccacatctataatataagatatttgtgcctaaacataaccaggccaggtcctttctgtacttgtatcggtaaaagtaattagttgagtcatacaactctggcttgccgcacaccgccactatgatctggtcctccatcttcaatgacaaccgcttcttctctgctgtggtccttcaccctacgtcacagccacatccagtccctgattggttgacgagacgcaaatttaggaaaaagttcagatttttcaactcgtccatcgctctcgCTCCGCTCCAGCTTCGCTCGGTGCGCCTTCCACACCGCGTCCTCTGTCTCCTTCGCACCGCGCCGCGCCGCTGTGCTCCGCTCCTGAACACGCCTCTACATaaggataacatgtaaattggccgctcctatcgcagaatccacttttggtgtgaacgcaacatatgtcattcccaagacgaattgatgctgtattggccgcaaaaggaggccctacaccatactaataaattattgtggtctaaaaccaggtgtttcagtttcattgtccaacctctgtatctcctttagtcgtttcacctagaaagaatgaacagataaactctgacccagttttcaagGTCTCTATATTATTATTGAATGTTTGTTCTAGAAGTTTATGTTCTCATTAACTGGACTGTttagggggtggatccctgcacCATTCTCAGAGTTTTCTTAGAATCACGTCACTAGCAGCTACTTTTAATCTCAGGATTTTTTTGGGAATATGGGTCCTGGTTATTTGCATGTCACAGATCAGATTGCCACTATTTGTCTGAGATCAGATCAGGTGTGCCCAAATCAGAAAATGTGTGTCTCAGAAAAAATCATGTTTGTCTTAGATGTCAGGATCAGGTATCCACAGTTTGTTACCTGTTGGTGTGCAGGTCTTTCCATCAGTCTCCAGTTTAAATCCATTAGCACAGCCACATTGAACACCAGCGCCCCCTGTCAGGTCTTTACAGTACTGCAGGCAGCCACCATTTCTATTGCGACACTCTGACACCTCTGAACACAGCACAGACACAGGTACAAAATGTGGGATATCTGATGTGTCACGGGCCGACAGTTGTTGTTTATCCGAGTAACAGAGGGTTTTTTGCCTGAGTTGCAGGTCTTGCCGTGGAACCCAGGAGGACAAAGACACAGAAAGTCTTCTCGGTCCTGAGTGCAGATGCCTCCGTTAAGACAGGGGTTGGTGTGACAGGGATTCAGATCTGCGACACAGATAAGACACACTCAATGACAGGTAGATTCTTTCAGCAGACAGTGATGTCAccagtcagtgtgatgtcaccagaCTGAGTGATGTCACCTGACAATGGCACATACCAAGATAATGGGATCAGATGGAGCAActaatgtggctgcattatacCGATGATTCAGCTTTAAATTCAACAAGAAAACCTGTGGCACAATGTGATTTGATGACATGAAGTCGTGTGATTGGAGGATCAGGTCCAGACCAGCTTCTGACAGCTGCTGGAGGGTTTTATAAAAACAGTTTAGTCCTGAGGTGACTGACCTTTACAGGGATATATCAGACACTTTGGTTGATGGTCTCAGTGATGGTTTTACTCACTTTTGTATCTGTACCAAAACTCCATCTGTGGATGAGAAGATTCAGAGTTAATACCTGCAGAGAAGAAAGCCAAGCAGCAGCAACTAAAACTGCAGCAATAGGACCCAGAAAGAAAATCCACCTCCTAACAGTTAGATCCAGGAATTCAGAGGAAAACACAAATCTTAAGGAAAACAGGTCACATCTACAGGTGTCAACCGATCTGATGACCTGGACTAGTTTAATCAAGTCAGAGTAGGATTCAAGTCTGAACAGGCTGAAACTGGTTAAATGAGGAAAAGTGTTGAACAAGACCGAAACAATCTAATCGCTTAGATTAGCAGTGAACAGGTTTATACCAACTATGAAGAAGTCGGGGAaagttttaacttgttttaagaaGTTCTGAACATAACATTGATAAACTACATCAATAAAAGTTCCATTCAAGAATCTGAAACATCTGGGGAATTCTGGGTCCACACTATGAACCCATgtatggacccatcgccagcacaacagtggcgtacccacgttgatgagaccctttcctggttgggttccggcatggaggaaataatttccacattacgttctggcaatcttgtcgccgagccgccaccgtcacaaagaaaccacgcccaagtaacacggacaacagcagaggtaagggagccacgcctctctccacctgagatgttcaggggagactcagaccaatattgagcttttctaactcagtgtgaaattcattttgagcttcatcCTTTCCCACTAAACGTttcaaggtggcgtttgttatatctctgccggcaggaaaggcaaaacagtggggaactgctgaatggcataacaggtctgcatcttgtaatcattatgaaactttttccaaggaactcattcgagtttttgacccggtcattccaagtcgtgaggccgcaagaggattattgtccctcaaacagggtgatcagtctGTCTcaacctatataattgactttcatttgttggcagcagagagccgttggaatgaggcagcacaaatggatgcattcatgaaaggattaaacgaagacatcatggatgagctagcgacccgtgactatccttcttccctgaaacaactcgaggatttggctgctcgcattgatatttggctggcagagagaaggagggagaagcgacatgagaagggtcgctcatcattacctcaggtttctgcacaccggtatgagagaaggagtcggtcatctctcactgaggaaaatgataattgtgagcccatgcaattggacagaaccaagattacccctgaggagaaagatcgtcagagaagattcaagctctgtttttaatgtggagagaagggacatttagcactcaggtgtccactaaaaggacaggctcagcagaggaagggaggtctctactgagccgaagtcaactatctgcctcctccttcttgtttcctgcccattttccaacctcttctttgtctctccagggggccgtgtttattgattcaggagcagatactgaattcatggacgaaacattcgcaaataagaacggcataaatcttattccgtcagctgacacaagaaatgtgctagcattggatggtcacaacatgaacaattcacatctcaggacggaggagattaccttaacagttggaggaaggagacctatccggatttatccaaggtaccgcaagaataccatgatttaaaggaggtttttaataaaatcaaggccacagctctgccaccccatagaccttatgattgtactattgatttgcttcctggcacatcaccccctaaaggcagaacctattcattgtctggtccagagcacagggccatgaagagttatgttgatgaggcattaaaggcagggcacattcgaccctcttcctctcctgcaggtgctggtttcttttttgttgggaagaaggatggttcattgagaccatgcattgattatagaggccttaatgagataacggttaaaaatagatatcccttaccactcatgaacacagcttttgatcagatccagggagccaagatattttctaagctggatctaaggaatgcatatcatctggtccaaatcagagaaggagatgagtggaaaacggctttcaacacgcctacgggccattatgaatacaaggtcatgccatttggacttactaatgctCCAAGATGTAAGAATAATTAAAGCTGGCCAAACAGGAGGGAGAACTagaactatagaaactaaacataaggGAACTAAGCTACAAAGAATAGTATAAAAGTAATGAACACAGAATATAAATAAACCACAGACGGGAACcaggacgaggaggaacagagaaaaaaaaaacaagaagagtgcactGCGGACcaatacctaaccataaataaacactaggaggcagtagaaggaaaaaaacaatcagGGGCAGGAGGAAATAAACAACCATGActacaaaatcaaaacaaagtcGAAAATGTCCAAACCCAGTGAAAGATGATCTcgctagatggaaatctctacccatatcactcatgggcacggttgcttcaataaaaatgatggtcttgccaaaaattcaattacttattctcagtgatcccaaataaaccatcatctgactggtttagatctctggactcgTCCATCACGAAATTTCTTTGGATAGATAAACCCCTGCATAGTAGCTTAAAAGCGCAACAAAAGACTAAAGACaaaggaggactagatctgCCTAACTTTCATCATTACTTCTTGGCCAACAGGCtacaatacatctcaaaatggtttaaacacagtcctctagatgaaccctggctagacgtagaacagatcccatgcagacgtacacccatctggaacaaccctgacatcttacagaaaataatatgatacactttccagattggaggagtaaaggaattgaatacctggaacatttatttgaaggaattcagttaatcccatttaatagattaattatacaatataggatggacaagaatacatttttagaatatcaacaagttaaatctataataaaaaataaatgtaggcCTACAAACATTGGGTTACAAATGCCACCATGTATACTAGAGTTCCTGAAACTCAATCCCCTGAAATGaatgtctaaaatatacaggacCCTGTCTAATATAGATGAATCAATTTCCCTTCCTATTACAAAATGAGAGGTGGACTtatcaactttgaccaaaccttttggtctcagatatgttccagaacttttaaaatgactagtAACCCCAGTgtacaattaatacaatataaaatccttcatagagtatactatacaggtcaatggatgttcaggatgggttttgCACTGTCTACTGCTTGCTTACACAGTACAGGCAATATACCTGACAATTACATCCACGCACTATAGTTATGTACacctgttcagaggttctggtgcctgatatgtgaaaccttatcaaagtgtctgagatgtaatatttcacctttcccctcagtttgcttgttgTGCAACTTAGAGACAAATTtagttcacatggttttcactgccttatgcatcgctaagaaaactatccttATGAATTGGAAgaataaaaaccttcttaatattaCCCATTATAGAAACCTTCTGTTGGATTATGTAAGTcttgagacagcctctgcctccacatCAGATCAATCTCTTTGGGCTCCTTTAATCGGCTCCATCACCTAGTGGAGGTGGCGCACCTTTTGCTTCATCCTGTGGGGTGTTGTTGCGGATGTGGGGGAGCATCTGGGTTTGGGGCATTTGGGCTGTCCCTGGGCTGGGGTCACTGGAGGGTCTAGCCCTGTGGGCTGTGGCCCCGCCGGGATGGGGCTGTGGTGGCTCTCAGGGGCGACATCTGGTGGCTGTATTTGGTGCTTTTGGGGAGCCTGTGCCGGCGGACAAAGGTTACTGGCCTGGTGGCCGTGCTGCTCCAGGGCCCTTTTGCTGCCTGAACCAAACACACCCTCTCCAGCcatgaataaaataaacttaactGTGCAACAGAATATATTTAATGCCCACTGACACTGTAGCAACCAGGCCcaaaatgttgttattgtaaacTTCCAGGACAAAATACCTAAAACACCTAAATTGGTCAATTGATAACAGTGGCTCTGATGTCAAAGTGTGTCTTACTGTGGTTTCGTGGGTCTTAAAGATCTCAGCTGCCTCCTCTTGGGAGCAGCGCTCTTCATAGCACTCCCTCTCCAGGTTTCCTGGTAACATCTCTTCCAGAGAGAAGGAGTTGGCACGTCGCCTCCTAGTGGAGGATTGCAGCACCTGCACAGCAGATAGCTTGTCGAGGAAGACTAAGGAGTAAACAAAATTTTACTCAGACGTCCATTTCACACTGACTGCTGCTGTGTTTAATTATCAAACAGTGAAGACGGTCGTGAGTGATTTAATAGTCTGAAGCTCAGTTAAAGACTCCAGTGTCAGAAGAAGGTAACGACGTCACAATTCGCCGCAGTTGCTATAATTTGGCTTTAAAATGTGGATCTGAAAAACAAAGGGTCATGTCGGTCAGACTCTCACCTGAACATTGGACCAGCATGGAGCAGCTCAGCAGGAAGGCTAGAGTCAACAGCATGAACGACATGTCTGCCTCCTCAGGGTCTGTCCGCAGGTGAAATGAAGGTCCAGCTGACTTTTCACCACAGTTCAAACATTTGCTCAGCAGAACAGGGAACAACTGTGGATGAAAGTCCAACCCGAGTTCTGAcagactttgtttttcatcactCACCGTTAAAGACAGGAAGTTGGAGGTCACCTTCTGAGGAAGAATACCTGTGGCTCAGGTAAAGAGTGACTGGATTGTTTATTGGTGTAGGAAGAACCCACATCCTGTAAAACAAGCTGCAGGGAACACTGAGCCCACTGTGATTTCACCCTCAGAGTTTACATCCTAACCTGGACTTATTTATTCATCAGAACTGAATCAAACAAGtcataaaataaatttcaattcaattcagtttatttatatcgagccaattcacaacacatgtcgtctcaatgttcttcacaacagtcaggttcatacattccaattaatcctaatcatcaaacagtcagattcagttatttcttcaaattggataaaaagtttttctatctaaggaaacccagcagattgcatccagtcagtgacttgcagcattcactcctcctggatgagcatgtagagacagtggacagtcactggtgttgacttttcagcaatccctcatactgagcatgcatgtagcgacagtggagaggaaaaactcccttttaacaggaagaaacctccagcagaaccagaaccaggctcagtgtgagcggccatctgccacgaccgactggaggttagagagaacagagcagagacacaaagagaacaaagaagcactgatccaggagtactttctatgggaaggaaaagtaaatgttgatggatgtagctcctttagtcgtttcatctagaaagaaaga
This genomic window from Girardinichthys multiradiatus isolate DD_20200921_A chromosome 18, DD_fGirMul_XY1, whole genome shotgun sequence contains:
- the LOC124884100 gene encoding coagulation factor VII, whose product is MSFMLLTLAFLLSCSMLVQCSVFLDKLSAVQVLQSSTRRRRANSFSLEEMLPGNLERECYEERCSQEEAAEIFKTHETTMEFWYRYKNLNPCHTNPCLNGGICTQDREDFLCLCPPGFHGKTCNSEVSECRNRNGGCLQYCKDLTGGAGVQCGCANGFKLETDGKTCTPTVELPCGRQQRTGLFYSRSLLDLSEDTNLTMAMDTMLDYNSTNSEVHEHNKTESSEEPMTTNSTLGATSGNKTELGGQVEQDRSHRIVGGNLESRGGSPWQVLIHRSDGSGFCGGTLVSDRWVLSAAHCFEDSADHVTVGNYDKKRLDPGEQTIKIQEIIVHPHFHTFTFDSDIALLYLAEPVIRGPTAVPACLPDSHLSGYLLRDETRGVVTGWGATQYLGSSSRFLRKVTLPVVSDQACSASTEQVITDNMFCAGYLDTSMDACSGDSGGPFVVHYRGTWFLTGIVSWGEKCAAQGKYGVYTRLGNFLSWIKDTMQEVDQNGTRR